Proteins found in one Triticum urartu cultivar G1812 chromosome 4, Tu2.1, whole genome shotgun sequence genomic segment:
- the LOC125550702 gene encoding pentatricopeptide repeat-containing protein At3g12770-like: MPPTPLPQPPTTAADLVRRYIGLLSAAGVSSSLRALLPIHARAVLLGVAANPAFATRLLAAAAPRSLAYARRVFDAAPHRDAYMWNTLLRAHAHAHSHSVPANSPAADALQLYKRMRAAGVAPDCYTYPIVLPACAAARAPRFGRAAHGDAVRFALAGDGFVHSALIAMYCQEGEVVDAEQVFLAAADGARTIVSWTAMVAGYAQNCLFGQAVAVFGTMVAQGVLPNEITLISFLPCLQGQECLAAGEMVHGFVVKLGFDANLPLVNALIAMYGKCGSIASAKDLFDGMAARTVVSWNTMVAMYEQNGDGVRAIKFFHRMLSEKAGFDAVTLVSVLSACTRQGALETGKWVHELARSHGLDTDARIGNVLVDMYAKCGEIAYARQAFEGLREPGVVSWSAMISAYANHGEPEQALNLFSAMKGQGVKPNSFTLTAVLVACGYSGLVDEGLAVFNSIVRDYHISPTLENYACMVDMLGRAGRLVEAYEIIRGMSMQPDKCIWGAFLGGCRLHGNLELAEFVAKDLFLSGSNDVTFYVLMANMYFEAGMLEDAERTRRTMKEMELKKTAGHSLVCTSRERRAITR; the protein is encoded by the coding sequence ATGCCCCCTACTCCCCTCCCGCAGCCGCCCACCACCGCCGCTGACCTCGTCCGCCGCTACATCGGCCTCCTCTCAGCCGCCGGCGTCTCCTCCTCCCTCCGCGCCCTCCTCCCTATCCACGCCCGCGCCGTCCTCCTCGGCGTCGCCGCCAACCCAGCCTTCGCCACCAGGCTCCTCGCCGCCGCGGCCCCGCGCTCCCTCGCGTACGCCCGCAGGGTGTTCGACGCCGCGCCGCACCGCGATGCCTACATGTGGAACACCCTCCTCCGCGCCCACGCCCACGCCCACTCCCACTCCGTCCCGGCCAACTCCCCCGCAGCGGACGCGCTCCAGCTCTACAAGCGGATGCGCGCCGCGGGCGTCGCGCCGGACTGCTACACCTACCCGATCGTGCTCCCGGCGTGCGCCGCCGCGCGCGCCCCGCGGTTCGGGCGTGCCGCGCACGGGGACGCGGTGAGGTTCGCGCTCGCCGGGGACGGCTTCGTGCACAGCGCGCTCATCGCCATGTACTGccaggagggggaggtggtggacGCGGAGCAGGTGTTCTTGGCAGCCGCGGACGGCGCCCGCACGATCGTCTCGTGGACGGCCATGGTCGCGGGCTACGCGCAGAACTGCTTGTTCGGCCAGGCGGTCGCGGTGTTCGGCACGATGGTTGCCCAGGGCGTGCTCCCCAACGAGATCACTCTGATCAGTTTCCTGCCGTGCCTGCAGGGGCAAGAATGTCTCGCTGCCGGGGAGATGGTTCATGGGTTCGTCGTCAAGCTGGGGTTCGATGCGAATCTGCCGCTGGTGAATGCGCTCATCGCAATGTATGGGAAGTGCGGGAGCATCGCGTCGGCGAAAGACTTGTTTGATGGAATGGCTGCGCGCACCGTGGTGTCCTGGAACACGATGGTTGCCATGTATGAGCAGAATGGTGATGGGGTTCGGGCGATCAAGTTCTTCCACAGGATGCTTAGTGAGAAGGCGGGGTTTGACGCTGTCACTCTGGTCAGTGTGCTTTCTGCTTGCACACGCCAGGGAGCCCTTGAGACAGGGAAGTGGGTGCACGAGCTCGCCAGGAGTCACGGGCTCGACACCGATGCGAGAATCGGCAATGTTCTCGTGGATATGTACGCAAAATGTGGTGAGATTGCTTACGCAAGGCAAGCTTTTGAAGGTTTGCGCGAGCCTGGTGTTGTGTCATGGAGCGCCATGATCAGTGCATATGCCAACCATGGTGAGCCTGAACAGGCTCTCAATCTCTTCTCCGCGATGAAAGGTCAAGGGGTGAAGCCTAATTCCTTCACGCTCACCGCGGTTCTAGTGGCGTGTGGCTACTCTGGCCTCGTTGACGAAGGGCTGGCGGTTTTCAACAGCATTGTCAGGGACTACCATATATCGCCTACACTCGAGAACTATGCCTGCATGGTTGACATGCTAGGACGTGCTGGCAGACTTGTCGAAGCATATGAAATCATCAGGGGAATGTCGATGCAGCCAGACAAGTGCATTTGGGGCGCGTTCCTCGGCGGTTGCAGGCTTCATGGCAACCTGGAGCTGGCTGAATTTGTTGCCAAGGATCTCTTCCTGTCGGGCTCCAATGACGTCACGTTCTACGTTTTGATGGCGAACATGTACTTCGAGGCTGGAATGCTGGAGGACGCGGAAAGGACGAGGAGGACCATGAAGGAGATGGAGCTCAAGAAGACGGCTGGGCACAGCTTAGTTTGTACCAGTAGAGAAAGAAGAGCCATCACGAGGTAG
- the LOC125550703 gene encoding protein FAM136A-like — protein MDHVGSMEERIVADRIRKKLEEVNVAAQKHLEGVQDHVNFTLQKEYFKCAHDCFDRRRTQEGITSCVENCGVPALSANNVVETEMAKFQERLNRSLMVCQDKFEAAKLQKMKTDATNELESCVNRSIDDSIRVLPHLVEQIKSTINMK, from the exons ATGGACCACGTGGGCTCCATGGAGGAGAGGATCGTGGCGGACCGGATCCGGAAGAAGCTGGAGGAGGTGAACGTCGCCGCCCAGAAGCACCTCGAGGGCGTGCAGGACCATGTCAACTTCACTCTGCAG AAAGAGTACTTCAAGTGTGCACATGACTGCTTTGATAGGCGACGGACTCAAGAGGGGATCACCAGCTGTGTAGAGAACTGTGGTGTGCCCGCTCTTTCTGCCAACAATGTTGTTGAGACCGAGATGGCCAAGTTCCAG GAAAGGTTGAATCGCTCGTTGATGGTCTGCCAAGATAAGTTTGAAGCAGCAAAGCTCCAGAAGATGAAGACAGACGCAACCAATGAGCTGGAGTCGTGCGTGAACAGGTCCATCGACGACAGCATCAGGGTCCTGCCCCATCTGGTTGAGCAGATCAAGTCCACCATTAACATGAAGTAG